A window of Tachyglossus aculeatus isolate mTacAcu1 chromosome 26, mTacAcu1.pri, whole genome shotgun sequence genomic DNA:
ctgccggggggcggggccaagcTGGTTGCTTAGGGGCCGGGCACGCGCGTGCCTCGCTGGGTGGCCCCCCCCCAAACTGTCGCCCCCCCCAAACTGTCGCCCCCCCCCAGTCACCCGGAAGGCCGGCACACCGCCCTGGACGTCTTCCAACTACCGGCCACGGGAGCCCCGACAGACCCCTCCCACTCCTCCGAGCCCGACACCCAAGGTACCTACCTCTAAccactggatcatcatcatcataataatagtggcattggtTAAttgcttgctataataataatgatggtatttattaagcgcttactatgtgcaaagcactgttctaagcgctgggggggatacctgtagacatgtttgtacgtatttatcatcatcaatcatatttattgagcgcttactgtgtgcagagcactgtactaagcacttgggaagtacaagttggcaacatatagagacagtccctacccaacagtgggctcacagtctagaagactctattactctatttattttacttgtacatatttattctatttattttatctggttaagatgctttgttttgttgtccgtctcccccttctagactgtgagcccgctgttgggtagggaccgtctctataataatgataatgatagcatctattaagcgcttactctgtgcaaagcactgttctaagcgctggggaggttacgaggtgatcaggttgtcccacggggggctcacagtcttcatccccattttgcagatgaggtcattgaggtgcagagaagctaagtgacagtaatactaatgatggtatttattaagcgcttactatgtgcaaagcactgttctaagcgctggggaggttgcaaggtgatcaggttgtcccacggggggctcacagtcttaatccccattttgcagatgaggtcattgaggcgcagagaagctaagtgacttgcccaaagtcacagagctgacaagtggcggagccgggatttgaactcatgacctctgactccaaagcccgggctctttccactgagccacgctgcttctatatgttgccaacttgtacttcccaagcgctgtgcacacagtaagcgctaaataaatacgatcgaatgaatgaataaatacaaggtgatcaggttgtcccacgcggggctcacggtcttaatccccatttgaaggatgagggaactacagacttgcccaaagtcacacagctgacaaatgacggtgtcgggattagaacccatgacctctggctctcaaacccgtgcttttttcactgagccatgctacctcagcgattagtacaatcagtcgatggcatttattgagcgcttaccatgtgcagagcactggactaaatgcgtgggagaagcagcatggtgtagtggccagagcacgggcttgggagtcaaaggacgtgggttctaatcccccctccatcactggtctgctgtgtgaccttaggcaagccaattaacttctctgtgcctcatttacctcatctgtaaaatgaagattaaaactgtgagccccacgtgcgacaacctgattaccgtgtccctaccccagtgcttagaacagtgctcggcacatagtaagcgcttaacaaataccataataataataataataccccagcgcttactacggtgcttggcacatatcaagtgcttcacaaataccttaattattacaacagaacagtgctggcagatgtgttcccttcccacaaggagtttacagtctagatggggagaaagacattaatataagcaaataagtttcagatatgtacataaatgctgcagggttgagagtggggtgaatagagggtgccaATCCAAGGACAGGGGtgccagagaagggagtgggagaagagaaaatgaggcctcttggaggacttgTGATTTGAACACAggtttgaaagtgaggagagtgatggtctgttggatatgagaaggcagggaggtctaggccgacctttacttcccaagcgcttagtacagtgctgtgcacacagtaagcgctcaataaatacgattgaatgaattaatgaataggccagaggcaggatatgagcgAGGGGTCGAcggtaagatagacaagattgaagtacagtgagtaggttgccattggaggagccaagtgggcCGCCTGGACTGTAATAGAAAATCAGATaggttggataggaagagggggtggggtgatCAAATGCTTTCAAAAATcagtgataaggagtttgatgcagaggtggatgggcaaccacgggaggttcctgaaaagggaaacacggactgaacagttttgtagaaaaatgatctgggcggcagagtggcatatggactggagcgggggagacaggaggcagggatgtcagcaaggaagctgatcctgagtatcaaggcaggatatgataaatgcttggattaacacggaagcagtttggatggagggggaaggggagattttagccaCGTTGTGATGGTTGAACTGAGATGTGGTTGCAGATTGaatgtgcgggttgaatgagagggatgagttgaggataatgcctaggtatgggcttgtgaggcagggaagatggtggtggttgGTGCTTTCTcctgcgatgggaaagtcagggagagggcagggtttgggtgggtatatgagctctgttttggacacgcttAATTTAttgtgtcggtgggacatccaggtagagatgtcctgaaggcaggaggaaatacgagactggagaggagaaagatcGGGGCTGGAGTTTTAGATTTGTAGATCATCCAcattgagatggtagttgaaaccatgggagcaaatgagttctccaagggagtggggtagatggagaatagaaggggaatccaaaactgaaccttgagggactcccacatttacggggtggaaggcagaggagcagcCCCCGAAAGAGACCAGAAATGATcagccagagggataggaggagaaccgggagaagatggtgtcagtgaagccaaggttggatcatgtttccaggagaagggcgtgATCGacggtgtcaaaagcagctgagatcGATGAGGATTACCACGGAGTCGAGGTCTTTGGATGAACTACGTGCTCGGCCCATAGGAGGCGGTTAGCaaccaccacagttattattactagttcctTTGCTGAGTGTAGACCAGGCCCCGTGGCCCCCAGGTCCCATCCCCCAGACCTCAGcgttttctccttttccagtgtTGGCCGCAGCGGCGGCGGTGGGTCCGCCCCGGTTCCCCCCGCAACCGGAGCCAGGCTGCGCCAAGCGACGTCGCGACGTCAAACAGGAAGCGGACCAGGGCCCGAGGAGCAGCGAGGACTCAGAcagctccagccccagctccagccccagccccggcaCGTCCTGCCGCCCACGGCCCCAGCAGGGCCCCGTCAATGGCCGCCAGGGCCCCGGCCGCCCCTGCCCCTCGGAATTCGCCTCGGTCATCCGGGCTAGAGGCGTCAAGGCGGAGGCGGGGCTGTGGGGGTACGGCCCCGCCCATCCCTTGTTCGCCCCCGAGGCCCTGCTGACCCTCCCGGTTCCAGAcgggggggacaaaggggagcCCTTCCTCCCAGCCTCGGCCCGGGAACCAAACCCCCTGTCGTCCTCCGGCGACCAGCCGGCCGCCCCGGCCCCCTTCCCGGCACCGCTGCTCTGCCCCGGCTACCTGCCCCTGGTGCGCCCACTGGAGGTCCGGGCGGCCACCCCCCGGCTCTACGCCACCAGCACCATCCGCTACGCCCCGGCCGAGGTGGGCCTGGCCCTGCCCCCGACCGTGCTGCCCGCGGCCATGCTGCCCGCTCGCGCCCTCAACCTGGTGGAGCTGGGCCCTGGGGAGGGCAAGGGCCCCGTGGGGCTGGTGTACCAGCGCCTGCAGCGACTGGGTGGGGCCTTCGGGCCAGGCACGGCtgactccctcttctctaccctgcCTTTCTCTGGCGTGGGGGCCGGGCCCCACCGCAAGGAGGACTGAAGGGCCCGGCCTAAGGGGAGGGGGCGGTCCCTGGTCTTGGGCAAAGAAAGGGATGATAAGGGGCTGGTCGAGGCCCCTCTGTgtacccacccctgcccctccatgtACCCCTATCCCCGGCCTCACGCCCACCGCTCCGTTCTGGGCAGcggctcctcctcacccctcgTATCCCCCGACTGCCCCGCCGCTCCTGCCACTGGGCCCTACAGGCGGGGGTGAGGATGCTGAGAACGGGCCTTCAGTTCCGCAGGCCCGCTCTGGGCCGGCAACGTGGGCCGAAGCTGGGCTCAGGCCCAGGTGGGGATTCCGAAGCATCCTTGATCGCCGGAGGGTGAAGACTGGGATTCaccttcccccagctccccctccgcCACCGCCCCACGTCTCCCCCCCCGCCAACGGACACCACTCGGAGACGGGGGCAACCGGAGGAACTCTGGGTCTTTAATTCAGTTGTCCGAGCGCCCCggaggccgccgccgcctcgTCCCCAGGACCCCGGGCAATAAATAGGGAGAAGCGGTCCCCGTCCCTGCGGTGGCTGGGGCGGGGACGGAGCGGGTCACTTGTCGGGGGGCCCGCCGTCGTCCTCGCCGGCCGGGTAGTCGTCGGCGCCGTCGTCGGGCACCAGCTCCACCTCGAGCTCCAGCTGGCCCAGGTAGAGGCAGACGGCGCATGCCCAGAACAGGGCCACCGAGCCCACGGCGGCGCAGCGGCTCACGGCGCCCCCTGCCGTCAGCCGCATGCACTGCCGCAGGCTCACCAGCCCCGTCAGGTAGGAGGCGCCCCCGTACGCCACGCACACGCCGCCCAGAAAGAAGAAGcctaagggggggaggggggcgtcaGCCCGGGGCAAGGGGACCCCTGGGCCCGGACGGCGGatgcaagggggaggagggaaaggggggaaggcgTTAAAGGGGGGGCCGTgcagagggctgggaggaggggttggGGCTCAAGGGGCGCCTGGGTCCCAGGCAGGCAGCGAGCGGGCGAAGCCTGGGTCCTATACGGACAGCCagcagggtggaggggagacGGGAGAGCAGGGGTGCCTGGGTCCTATGCAGGCAGCTtgcaggggagacaggagagcagGGGCGCCTGGGTCCTATACAGGCAGCTTGCAGCGGAGACAGGAGAGCAGGGGTGCCTGGGGCCTATGCAGGCAGCTTGCAGCGGAGACAGGAGACCAGGGGCGCCTGGGTCCTATGTAGGCAGCTtgcaggggggaggggagcagaggtgcCCGAGTCCTATGCAGGCAGcttgaaggggggaggagggcaggggtgccTGGGTCCTATACAGGCAgccagcaggagggaggggagcaggggtgcCTGGGTCCTATGCAGGCAgccagcaggagggaggggagcaggggtgcCTGGGTCCTATGCAGGcggctagcaggggagacaggagggcagGGGTGCCTGGGTCCTATGCAGGCGGCTtgcaggggagacaggagggcagGGGTGCCTGGGTCCTATGCAGGCGGCTAGCAGGGGAGACCGGAGGGCAGGGGTGCCTGGGTCCTATGCAGGCGGCTtgcaggggagacaggagggcagGGGTGCCTGGGTCCTATGCAGGcggctagcaggggagacaggagggcagGGGTGCCTGGGTCCTATGCAGGCAGCTTGAagcggggaggggagcaggggcacCTGGGACTATGCAGGCAGctagcaggagggaggggggctggggggccttAGTCCTATGCACGTAACtagcaggggggagggaggggagcgggggtgCCTGGGTCCTATGCACGTAActagcagtggggaggggagcgggggtgCCTGGGTCCTACGCAGGCCGTtagcaggggggaggggagacaggggggcAAGGGCGCCGGGATCCTATGCAGGCAACTAgcatggggggaggggagacggggaagCCTGGGTCCTACGCAGGCAACCAGCGAGGTggaggggaggcagtgggggcaAGGCCGCCTGGGTCCTACGCAGGCAACCGGCAGGGAGGAGGGGCGCCCGGGGGGCCCGGCCCGCGGGGGACCCTCACCGTACGccgcctcccggcccacgtcgCTCTGCACGTAGGACAGGACCCCGATGCCGGACGCCAGGAGCCCGTTGCGGAACCAGGACAGGAAGGCTgcgcggggagaggaggggggtgggtgaccgaccgaccgaccgaccgaccgctcgcgggcggcccccgcccccgggggcgGACACCGGGCGCACTCACCCGTCTCGTGCGCCTTCCTGAGGAGCCAGGCGTCCGCTCGGTCCAGCTCGGAcacgggggccggcggggcggggccggcgcggggcccggggccggggccggggcccgaaCCCCCGGGGCCTCGCACCCCGCGGCGCGGCGGCGGCAGTGGCGGGCCGCCCAGGCGCCGGGCCAGCCGCAGGGCCCGACCGCCCCCCCCGCGCCACCACCAGCACCAGCGGCCGCACGCGCCGCCGACGCCCATCGCTCTACCGCCttcgccccgcccccgccccgccttctcATAGGCTGCCGCAGTTGTCACtcaggaggccccgcccccctccccgcccctccgcgGGAAGAGCGCCCCCTTCCTCCTGGTCGCCGTGTCCTCACATAggtcgggcgggggcgggggcggggggggaaggaggaggggtaaggggaggagggggggaaggagaaggggaggagggggggaggaggaggaggaaggggaggaggaaggggaggggaggaggaggagaaggaggaaggggaggaggaggagaaggaggaaggggaggaggaaggggagggggaggaggaggaagggggggggaggaggaaggggggaaggggaggggaggaggaggaaggggggaaggggagggggaggaggaggaaggggaggggggaaggggagggggaggaggaggaaggggaggggggaaggggagggggaggatggggaggaggaggaggaagggggaggatgggggaaggggaggaggaggaaggggaggggggaagcggagggggaggaggaggaagaggggggaggaggaggaggaggatggggaggaggaggaggaaggggaggaggaggaggaagggggaggatgggggaaggggaggaggaggaagggggaggaggggggaaggggaggaggaggaggaagggggaggaggggggaaggggaggaggaggggggaaggggaggaggaggaggaagggggaggagggggaaggggaggaggaggaaaggggaggaggaggaagggggaggagggggaaggggaggaggaggaggaaggggaggggtccCCGCCCTATCCACCCCCCCACTCTCCTCCGAAGCGGACtgcagctcccccccccccaccccaatttttCCCGAAATGCCGCTGTTTCTCGGCCCTTCTTAAGCAACGCGTCGGGCGCCGGGGACTACTCCTCCCGGCGGGCCTTGCGCCGCTCAGAGCGCGGAAGCGCGCTGActgctgggacttgtagtcttTTTCGCTGAAGGGgggaaggatgatgataataaaaataataataatgacggcattcactagactgtgagcccactgtctagactgcgagcccacagtcggggagggcccgtctctgtatgttagggactgtctctatatgttgccaacttgtacttcccaagcgcttagtacagtgctctgcacacagtaagcactcaataaatacgattgattgattgattgattaagcgcttactatgtgcaaagcactgctctaagcgcgagggaggttacaagggctcacagtcacgtttggttttgttctctgtctccttctagactgtgagcccactgttgggtagggactgtctctacatgttgccaacttgtacttcccaagcgcttagtacagtgctctgcacacagtaagcgctcaataaatacgattgattgattgattaagcgcttactatgtgcaaaacactgttctaagcgctggggaggttgcaaggtgatcagattaaaccacgggggggggggggggggggctcacagtcttcatccccattttaaagatgaggtaactgaggcccagaaaagttaaatgacttgcccaaagtcacacagctgacaattggcggagccgggataataataataatgatggtatttgttaagcgcttactattcattcatccaatcgtatttattgagcgcttactgtgtgcagagcactgtagtaagtgcttgaatgtgccaagcactgttctaagcactgaaatggatgcaaggttatcaggttgtcccacttagggctcacagtcaatccccattttacagatgaaggaactgaggcacagagatgtgaagtgacttgcccgaagtcacacaggagacaagtgaaggagtcaggattagaacccaggaccttctgactcccggacccggctccttccactgagccacgctgctttgtgaatTGGAGACGATGCTGGAAAGCGCTGACCACTGGGACCGTCGGATCTGTTCATTTCAGAGGCCCCACTCATACCCCTGAGATCTGGAGCCCCGCCGTCCCGGACCCCGGGGAAAAACTGGTTAGGAAACGACAAGTTTATCTGGAAGAGCAGCTACTGCCTATTTACgcaggttgtggggaggggaagacaagtGCAGAGAATCCATGGGACcaggcagggattcattcagtcgtattttgaagggtgagaagcagcgtggcttagtggaaagagcatgggctcgagagtcggaggatatgggttctaatccctactcccccgctagtctgctgtgtggcgttggacagtccatttaacttctctgtgcctcagttccctcatctgtaaaatggagattgatatgagccccacgtggggcaacctgatgacctcatatctaccccagcaattagaaaagtacttggcatatagtaagcgcttaacaaataccgtcatcattattactattaggggaGGTCCGGGTGAGGAGGTGAAGGTGCGAAGGGGCCCAAGCTTTGCAGGGGCAGGCAGATGGGAGCACGGgggtacacacagacacacgcgcGTTGTGTGGTAAAGGGGCGAAGGTAACTCTTAGAGCAGTAGGAAGGCAAGTCACTCCAGAGACGGGGGCAGCATTGGTTGGACTCAAGGGCCAATCTTCGCTTTGAAAGTACAGAGAAATGCCCTTAAATACTCTTTCCTTATCCGGGGTACCAGGAGTAGGAGATTTTGCCTCTGAAGGCCACATGAGACTAAGAGAGCTGAGGGCACGGGAATGGAGGATGCGGCATGTCTGAGGAAGGATGAGGGGAGCCTGTTGGCTTTGGTGGACTGCTGAAGTTGGATGTGATGGGGCCACCGACAGGGAAAGTTTTCTCTGCCCCTATCAgtgttcttttccttctctcccctgggTCAGAAGTTACTTCCCTTCCAGGGCCTGGCCGAGAGTGGCAAAAGTTGAGCGGAAAAGCGCGCTGGGTTGCTCGGCCAGAGCCTTAGGACGGACCCAGGAGGGGGGCGAGTTCACATGATTTATTAGCCCAGAGCGCCGGCAGAGGTTGATCCGGTCTAAGTCACATGATCTGGAATTGTTTTTCAGCCCCAAATGGTTTAATTCACAAAGTAGTCAGATTGCCGCCCCCCGCGACCCTGAGTCAAGGCCGCAGCGATGCTTTAGAAAACGGGCGCGATGGGAGCCAGACCCCAGGGGAGCGCTAGACTCCCCCCGATGCCGCCTCTTCCCGGCCGCGGCTTGGGGCTCAGGCCTGCATCTTCCCGGCCGGCGATCCTGGGACAGACGGGAAAAGTTCCTCAGTatctcatcatcaaccatcaatcgtatttattgagcgcttactgtgtgcagagcactgtactaagcgcttaatatctcgCCCCCTCCCTgagtggtgggggtggagagaggacccgggccggggttggggggagggaccTAGGGAGGAGAGAGCTAGCCGGGTCCGGAGAGGGCTGgctcgggaccgtctctatatgttgccagtttgtacttcccaagcgctcagtacagtgctctgcacatagtaagcgctcaataaatacgattgatgatgacgatgatgatggtggacgGACTACcgtgagaagcgtggctcagtggaaagagcacgggcttgggagtcagaggtcatgggttctaatcccgactccgacacatgtctgctgtgtgacctggggcaagtcacttaacttctctgagccttagctccctcatctgtaaaatggggatgaagactgtgagccccaagtgggacaacctgatcaccttgcatcccccccagcgcttagaacagtgctttgcacagagtaagcgcttaacaaatgccattattattattattattattaccgatccctccctcccttcggcCCCTAGCAGGCCAACAGGACAACGGGAGATTCAGGGTTCGGGGAGGGGGGGTCCCTCGAAGTTATCCCAGTCCCCAAGCGCGGTGCCCAGGCTGTGCCCCGTGAGCCCTTGGCTACCACCTAGCAGGGTCCGGTCGCTCTGGTCCTGCTCCCGGTCCCCGGTCCGGTCCCCGGCTCCATCACCGTTCCCCGTGTCCAGATGGGCCGACAGCCTCTTCAGCtgcgggggagacggaggacaggcCGGGGGTGAGCGGGCAGGACCAGAGGGTTGAACCGAGGCCCCCGGGGAAGGCTCCCGCTGGCTCCAGCCCGCTctttgagggagaggagggggctcggggggcgGCCCGCTACCTTCCGAGCCGGGGACCCCGCCGGCATCTGCAGTAGCGAGGAGCGGCGCAGGCGTTGGCGGTCCCGGTGGCGGCTGCCGCGGGCCCGCTCCAACCGGTCCTTCAGGGACGGGTCCAGGTTGGCGGCCAGGAGCCAGCAGCTGCGGGCCCACCGTGAAGCGCGGCTCCCGGCGCAGCAGCAGCtggcggaatcaatcaatcaatcaatcaatcgtatttattgagcgcttactatgtgcagagcactgtactaagcgcttgggaagtacaaactggcaacacatagagacagtccctacccaacagtgggctcacagtctaaaagggggagacagagaacagaatcaatcaatcaatcaatcgtatttattgagcgcttactatgtgcagagcactgtactaagcgcttgggaagtacaaattggcatcacatagagacagtccctacccaacagtgggctcacagtctaaaagggggagacagagaacagaaccaaacataccaacaaaataaaataagtaggatagaaatgtacaagtaaaataaataaataaataaataaatagagtaataaatatgtacaaccatatatacatatatacaggtgctgtggggaagggaaggaggtaagatggggggatggagagggggacgagggggagaggagggaaggggctcagtctgggaaggcctcctggaggaggtgagctctcagcagggccttgaagggaggaagagagctagcttggcggaggggcagagggattgggggcattccgggcccgggggatgacgtgggccgggggtcgacggcgggacaggcgagaacgaggtacagtgaggagattagcggtggaggagcggaggttgcgggctgggcagtagaaggacagaagggaggtgaggtaggaggaagagctCGGGCGCCGCGTCCAGCTCCATGAGCTGAGCCACCTGCTCCTCCACGGCCTCCAGCTCGGCCGTCGCCTTgaggaaggcctcctccaggcaGTCCTCCGCCCGGACGGCGGCCCCGCGGGGGGCCTCGCGGCCGTGTTCCCGCCGGATGCCTTGCCACCGCTCGTCGTCCTCGGCGCACTGTAGCGGCCAGCTGAGCCGGCAGGGCCAGCGGCCGGCCAGCAGGCCCcaggcggccgccgccgccgggcccctCCGCCCAGGCCCGCGCCTGGCCGAGCAGGCGCgcggtgagggtgagggtggtgACCAGCCGGAGCAGGTGCACCTCGCTGCCGggcacgaatcaatcaatcaatcaatcaatcgtatttattgagcgcttactatgtgcagagcactgtactaagcgcttgggaagtacaaattggcaacacagagagacagtccctacccaacagtgggctcacagtcgaaaagggggagacagagaacaaaaccaaacatactaacaaaataaaataaatatgtagagagagaagtaggagggaacagAGCTGACTGACAGGTTTATAGGCGACGGTCAGGAGTTTCCACTTGATGCGGAGATGaactgggggtgtggggggtgaggggctcGGACTGCAGGTAGCGGAAGGCCCGCTCCACGTGGGGGACGGTTGGCGAGGGCGGCGGCCCCTCCCCGGCCGGGCTCTCCTCGTCCCCGCCGGCCCCGGCGCGACCCCCGCTCGGGCTTCGCCTACCGGGGCCCCGCCTCCGCCGGCCAGGGTGGCCGCCGCGTGTCCGCGTCCCTGGGCGGCACGGCGAAGGGCAGCGTGACCACCCTGTCGAGGGCCACGGCGCCCGGGCCCACGGGCAGGATGGCCGCGAAGGGCGCGACGGTCACGGCGTCCAGGACGCCCAGCAGCTCGTCCGGGGAGCAGGCGTCCCGGTCGCCGACCTGCAGCACGACGCGGGTGCGCCGCCGCTCCCGCACCTCCACGCTGGCCGGGAAGCGGGTGAGGAGGAGCACCTCCTGCTTGGCTTCGTGCAGGAAGCCCAGGCGCAGCGAGAACACCGCGTTCTTCAGGACCAGGAGCGCGGCGCCcacgtactcaatcaatcaatcgatcgtatttattgagcgcttactatgtgcagagcactggactcctcCAGGGCCCCGGGGGGCCCGGCCAGGCGGGTcagcaggggcaggaggcagggctTGCAACGGCGCTCCCACCGGAGCCCCGGCCCGTCGCCGTCGAGGTCGTCGCGCACCTCGGCCCCGAAGGCGCGGACCACGCCGACGGGCAGGCGGTAGGCCCGCTCCACCCGGCCGCACAGCGCGCaggccagcccggcccgcacgTGGTCGCAGCCCGCGAACTCCCAGGCGCTGAACGGCACGAAGATGTAGCGCGTCCTGGTGCGCGCCCGGTGCCGCGCCGTGCGCACGGGCACGACGAAGAGGAGCAGCGGGACGATGCGCACGTGCTCCCGCAGCCAGCCCACCCACGTCtgcgccccgccgccgccgccgtcctccCGCGCCCCGATGTGCCCTAAGCGCGGACCCGAGGACCGTCAGCGGCCTCGAGGGCCGGACCCGGGGAGGGGGACCGACCGCGCACTAATCACCACAGTAATCGCCAACTGTGGTAGGcctcgagcgcttactacgcgccaagcgctgcgcaggtagagagaagcagcgaggctcagcggaaagagcacggggttctaatcccgactccccgccacctatcagctgtgtgactttggg
This region includes:
- the TMEM160 gene encoding transmembrane protein 160 is translated as MGVGGACGRWCWWWRGGGGRALRLARRLGGPPLPPPRRGVRGPGGSGPGPGPGPRAGPAPPAPVSELDRADAWLLRKAHETAFLSWFRNGLLASGIGVLSYVQSDVGREAAYGFFFLGGVCVAYGGASYLTGLVSLRQCMRLTAGGAVSRCAAVGSVALFWACAVCLYLGQLELEVELVPDDGADDYPAGEDDGGPPDK